The genomic segment AAAATTCCTCCTAAACGGTGGCTGGTTCCACCAATTGATGAAGCGCTTGAATCATTGCATCAGAAGAAGAAAGCAATAAATCTGTAGCAAGCTGTGCCTCTTCCTTCCAATTCGCGTAAAGCACAGAGCTCTCGAGCGGCTTTTTCGTAGTGTTGGCCTGCAACGTGTACTGCTCAGCCTCTTCTACTAAAAACTCCAGCTCCATAAAGATGGCGATCATGCCGTCCAATAGATTTCTTTTCCATTGCAGCTTTCTGGCCAATGCATCCATGTGGATTTTTTTAACAGTTGGCACCTGTACGAAAAACTGGTACAACTGTTTAAAATGATCCCGGCCCGGACAGGAAAGCCGCTCCATTCCCAAATCCGGATCACCAAACAAACAGTATATGCGCTCCGCTTGTTTGAGCAAGTTACGAACCACTTCCAATTCGGATCGACGCGTCGGCAAATCATACAAAATCACGTTGGCAGAGGCAGTAATGCTCGTACCCTCTCGACCAACCACGAACAAGGAATTCACCTGATCGCTTGTTGCTTTCGCTGCCAATGGCTCATAGCTTTCCGCGCGAAATAGAATGGTCACCGAGTTTGACTCGGCCATCACTTGCTGCCATTTCTCTATCTTGTCTCGACTGCCTCGCCAGTCAAATACTTGCTGGTGTCCAACAGACAAATCACGGATCGTCAGCTGAGGCTTTCGATTACCGTTCCATTCGTTTACAGACAATTCCCCCAATACGTGAAAACGTGCCTTGGGCGTTACTCTCTTTGTTACATGTGCCCAGTTGAAACCAATTGCATCCAAAGAGGTTCCCGCTTTGTTCAAAGTACACTTCAAATGATTGTCATCTCGCCCAATCGTGCGCATACCTTGTGTTTCTACTTCTTCTAACAAAACGAGCGGTGTTGGATTCCCCATTCCATATGGGGCAAGCTGTTCGAGTTGCTCCGCTGCGGTCAAGCTGATCTCTTCCATACTCATCGCAACGTCCACTTTGGTCATCGGCGTGAAGTCTTCAGCGGACAACCACTCTCCAGCGAGCTCATTTAATTTTTGACGTAATAAGTCGAGATTTTCTACAGGCAAGGTCATCCCCGCTGCCATTGTATGACCGCCATAGTGCGGCAGCCATTCCTTGCAAGCAGTCAGACCTTCATACATATCAAAACCTGCAATGCTTCTCGCAGAGCCTTTTGCCGTTCCTTTTTCCGGATCGATGCCAAGTACAATCGTTGGACGGTAAAAAAGCTCAACCAATCGGGAAGCTACGATCCCTACCACGCCTACGTTCCAGCCTTCTTTAGCCAAAACAAGCACATTGTTCTGGTCTGGCGGATACAGCTCATTCACCATCTGTACAGCTTCCTCAGTCATCGCTGCGACGATTTCCTGACGTTCGCGGTTTAAGTCGTCCAGCGCCTGGGCACATTTCTCTGCTTCGTCCATATCCGAAGTCGTCAGCAATTTCACAGCGGATTCTGCTGTCTCCAGCCTTCCGCTCGCATTCAGACGCGGTCCTAGCGCAAAGCCTACATGTCCCGCAGACAGCTCGGTATCGGCCAGTCCACAAACTCGGATTAAGGCCTGTAGACCAAGGTTCCGTGTATGATTTAAGCGCTTTAATCCTGCTCGAGCAAGAATACGATTTTCATCTACCAACGGCACCAAATCCGCTATCGTCCCCAATGCAGCCAAATCAGCCAAATGCAAAGGCGGCTCCTTCAGCAAGGCATGCCCCACTTTAAAGGCGACCCCCACTCCCGCCAACATATCAAACGGGTACGAACAGCCGGGCTTCTTGGGGTTAATCACAGCAAATGCCTCCGGGATGATTGCCGGAGGTTCGTGGTGGTCGGTTACAATGACGTCAAGACCCAACTGGTTCGCGTACGCTACCTGTTCGACTGCACTGATCCCTGTATCGACAGTGATGATCAGTTTATAGCCGCTATGATGCAGATGCGCCAAGGCGTCTTTATGTAACCCATACCCTTCTGTAAAACGGTTGGGAATGTAGTAGTCAAAAACAGCGCCGAGTTGGCGCAGTAGATGTACCATTAGCGATGTGGAGCTAACCCCATCGGCGTCGTAATCGCCGTATATACAAATCGGTTCTTGCCTTTGAATGGCTTGTTGAATGCGATGCACGCTTTGTTCCATTCCATCCAGCAAGAAAGGGTCATGAAACAATTCTGGACCGGCTTGCAAAAAATCACGAGCCTTTTGTGATGTGTCAATGCCACGTATCACCAGTAGCTTGGATACGAGCGGAGTAAGCTGGCAATCTGCGGCAATACTAGCAGCAAGCTGCTCATCATAGGTGGCCAGTTTCCAGCGTGTTTTCGCTTTCAGCATGGGCTTTCCTCCAATCCTCATTCATTATAGAGGATGGAGCACAAGCCTGACAATAGTAAGGCTTTCTCCGGTAAAAAAAGGAGAAAGCCGCGGGAATATCCCCGCGGCTTTCGGATTAGCTTTCGTTTGGAGCAGTGGAAAAGCGCTTCCTGTTCATTTCTCTCTTTTTCAAAGAGACCCAGATTTGCGCAGCGATAAAGATCGAAGAGTAGGAACCACTGAGCAATCCGAAAATCAGTACCAGAGAGAAGTTGCGAATCCCTTCGCTTCCCAGGAACACAATCGCAACGGCTGTCGCCAAAACGGTTACTACGGTAAAGACAGAGCGGCGCATCGTCTGCCACAAGCTCACATTTACCAGGTGTTCCAGGTCTTCAATTGTCTTGGTCTTCATCACGCGTTGATTTTCACGGATACGGTCAAAAATAACAATCGTATCGTTCAACGAGTAACCAACGATCGTCAAAATAGCAGCGATAAAGGTCAAGTCAACCTCGAGTCGAAACACGGAAAACAACGCGATCGGGATAAATACGTCATGCAGCAAGGCAATCGCACACGCGACCCCGATCAAGAACTGGAAGCGGAACGCTACATAGATGGCAATCCCAAGTGCAGCAAACAAAATTGCCAGACCCGCATTGCGCACCAATTCTTGCGCAATAATCGGATCAACTGTAGCCTCTTGCTTGGTTACCTGCTCACCGTACTTGGCTTTCAATCCCTGTTCAATCTCTGTCAGCTTTTCCGGTGGAATGGTTTCTTCAAAGCGTGTATAGGCCTGTTTTTCCCCATATGCGGTCACATCCGTAAAATGTGTCTCCGGCAGCTTTTCCCGGATAATCGCATCTACATCAGTAGTCGAGAAATCCTTCCCGATATACATATCCAGACGTGTACCTGCTTTAAAATCAACTCCGAGATTCAACCCAAGAGTGAACATGGACAGCAGGCCCAACACAAGAATAATCAATGAAATCACAAAAAACTTTTTACGGTTTTTTACAATGTTGTACTTATCAGCGTACTCAAGTGCTCTATAACTCACCAATTTCACTCTCCTTTACCCCGAACCAAGACGGCTTCTTAAATAGGTTCGTACGGATCAACAAGCCGAGGAGGAAACGAGAGGCAAAAACGTTTGTAAAAATACTTACGATCGTTGTCAGCATCGAGATAATCGCAAAGCCTTGGATAGAGCTAGTCCCGAAGAAGTACAATACCACAGCTGCGATCATAGCCGTAACCTGTGCATCCAAAATGGTGACCAAGGAACGTCGTTCACCTGCACGGAATGCAGATAGAATCGTCTTACCGGAACGAATCTCTTCCTGAATACGTTCGTAGGTAATAATATTTGCGTCCACGGCCATCCCGATTCCCAAAATGAAACCAGCGATCCCTGGCAGTGTAAGCGTCGCATCCATCCAATCCAAGAAGAGCAGGGAGAGATAGATGAAAGCTGCCAATGTAATGTTAGCGACCAGACCTGGCAAACGATAAACCACCAGCATGAACAGGAAGATAAAGGCTCCACCGATATATCCTGCATACAAGGTTTTTTCCAAGGACATCGCACCAAGTGTAGCCCCTACAGATGTTACCTGTTTCTCAATCAGCTTGGCCGGCATTGCACCGGAGTTAAGTAAATCAGCCAACTCTTGAGCCGATTCTTGCGTATAGTCACCGGTAATTTGTGCACTACCACCGGAAATGACAGACTGAATCGTCGGATTGGTCTGCATTGTATCATCTAAGAAGATTCCCATTGGCTTACCAAGATTTGCACGAGTCACGTCTTCAAGAAGTTTCGGTTCTTTAAATTTGACGGTAACCAACGGTCTTTTCAGGTCGTCGTAACCGACTGCTGCTCCCCCCGGAGCCAAATCGTTACCTCTCATCAACGTCTTACCTTGTACGTCACGGAACGTAAGGACGGCTGGCTTGCCGATCAACTCGCGAAGCTTTTCCTGATCAGCATCGTGGGAGGCAATCCTCACGCGGATTCGGTCCGGCAGCTCGACGTTTACCTCTGGTTCGGTAACGCCACCGATATTCACCCGTTTTTCGACCATTTGCGCTGTTGCAGCCAATAATGTTGTATCGACCTTTTGTCCTTCATTCAGGGGCTCTACCTGATACAAAATCTCAAAGCCGCCCTTTAGATCCAATCCTAGTGTAATATTGCTTGCTACTTGTCCAGTCGTGGTAAACAGACCGCCCAACAAGCCCACCACAACCAGGAACAAAACAAGTCTGCTCCATTTAATCATGTAATACCCCTCTTTCCTAGCCGTGCCTCGTCGTCGACACGAAAACCAATATGCCCATTATAGCGAAGTAAGAAAAAACGTGTCAATTGATGCTGGAAAAGCGAACCATGGTAACCAACCCCTTATCTGCATCGCGCATTTTTACCTATACGATTTAGATAAGAAGAAGTTTCACTACGAATTTTTGTACATTTGAATCATGAGGTAATTCATATACTTGTTTGGCTTCAAGGACAAAATGTCGTTGACAAGCTGGTGGATCGGTGGCATTTCTTTATAGCCGTTCGTGACGCATTCCCAAACGTCTTCCGGTGCCACGTTGTCGTACCCCAAGAGAGCAAATTCCTCTGCTTTGCTTACACAAAGACTTGAGACTTGTCCATACCATTCCTGTTTTTGCGCTTGGTCCATCCCAATTTCCCCCTCAAAGTAGTCATGCCGACAGCGGCACGTCCATATTCTTTACTGAGTGAATTTATCCTTGCAAAGGAGCCTTCCATGAAACAATCCTTCTTTTACGGAACGGTCATCCTCATTATTGCTGGTGGCATTACCAAAGTGTTTGGCTTTGCTCACAGGATCGTGTTGTCGCGCATTATCGGAGCGGAAGGAATGGGGCTTTATCAGATGGTTGTGCCCCTTTTATACTTTCTGATTACTGTGACGACATTCGGACTTCCGGTTGCCATTGCAAAGCAAGTGGCAGAGACGGAAGCAGCTAATAATCCGCGGCTGACTCGCCGATTTTTGTTCCTAGCCTTGTCGGTCGCCGGCGGGATTAGCCTCTTCATTTGCGTCCTGCTCCTCTTGTTCTCTCAATGGATTTCCGGAATGCTATTCGCAGACCCTCGTGCACACATTGTCCTGCTTGCAGCCATTCCGGTCATCCCGATTTCCGGTATTTCTCTTGTCCTGCGTGGGTACTTCCAAGGCAAGCAAAACATGATCCCTACGGCCGTCTCTCAGCTTGTGGAGCAAGTCGTCCGAATGGCATTGGTCGTTGTCATGACGATGTCGTTTCTTTCTGCAGGCATTGAGTACGCCACAGCAGGGGCTGTCGCCAGCATTATTTTTGGAGAAGCCGCCGGACTCTTGTACATTCTCTGGCAGTATCGCAAAGGCAGCAAAAAAGCAGCAGCCGAGCTCCTGGATAAGCCCCTTCTCATGACGGTTTCTGCAAGTAAAACGAGTTTGTCGCAACTCATCCACGTCGCACTCCCTGTCACGCTAAGCCGCGTCATCGGCTCCATCGCTTACGTGCTAGAGCCGATGCTCGTACCGTACGCGCTCGTCATTGCAGGCTTTACCACCTCGACTGCTACTGGTTTGTACGGACAGTTTGCCGGGATGGCTGTTCCTTTGTTGCTTTTTCCCACTTTTTTAACGTATTCCTTGTCCGTTTCCCTCGTTCCTGCCGTGGCTGAAGCGGCCTATCAAAAAAATGCTCCACTCGTGCATCGCCGCATTTATCAAGCCATGCGGATAACACTCGTCATCGGAGCACCTTGTACCGTCTTGCTCACTATTTTTGCAGAACCTTTATGTGTCCTGCTCTACGGCAATGAGTATCGGGAGGTTGGCGTACTGTTAAAAGAGCTGGCACCGTTCTCCGTCTTCCTATTTTTCCAAGCACCGCTTGCAGCCGCCTTGCAAGGCCTCGATTACGCTCAGGTCGTCTTTCGAAATACGCTGATCAGTGCCATCGTCAAAACTGTCGCCATGTTTTTTTTCACGGCACATCCAGCATTCGGTATTCACGGCGCTGTCATCGCTCTTAATATCGGCATTACGCTTGGGACGTTATTGCATTTTGCCAGCCTGATCAAAAAAATCGGGTTTACGATCGACCTTCGGGAATTCGGCAAAATCGCGGTCGCCATGCTACTCATGGGTTATTCTGGTTCCTACATTGCCAAGCACTGGTTTATGGACATTTCGATTGGACAGCTATTGACTGCAAGCACCTTCATTAGCACCTTGCTGTACATTGTCCTGCTCGTCGCCATGCGCGTCTTGGGCAAGCAAGATGTGCGTCGCATTCCGTGGATCGGCGAACAACTCGCCGTGTTCTTCCCTCGCCGCTAGCGCTTATTGCAGCGGCTTGTCTTTTTTGTCCAAATACATGATGCCACGTTCGTCAACGCTGCAAAAAGAAACCTCTCGAATGTCTTTGATTCCGTATTTCCGGATTTCTCGTTTCAGCCAAAGCTCGTTTTGTCCGATCTTGCTCAATGCCTCCGTCCTCACCTTGCCATCGAGAATCAGTGGGATGGGCAGACCTTTGTACGAGATAGAACCGACTTGAGGCTTTCTCATCAACGATAAATCTTCCCTCGTAATCTTGTCTTTTTGCTCCTTTAAAAACACACTCATCTGTCCGGTTGGCTCTAACACCGCAAATTCAACATCACCAATGTTTTTTACGTCTTTTTGCCGCAGATGCACCATCAAATCATCCATGTTCAAGCGATTGCGACGCATCGCATGCTCCCTGATTTGCCCATTTTCTATAATCAAATCGGCAGAGCCGTCCACTGTATCGCGGAATTTCTTGCTCTTTAATGACACATAAGCGAAGGCGACTTCCAATAAGGCAATCAACAGCATCGGCAAATAAAACCGAAGAGCAGGTTTATCGACATCCTCAATCGCCAGTGCAGCCATTTCTGCCAGCATGATCGAGATGACCACATCAAAAACGGACAGCTTTCCCAATTCCCGCTTTCCCATCAACCGCACCAAGATCAGGAGGAAAAAATACGAGAAAAGGGTGCGAAGTAACACCATTGTAAGATTATCCACTTACGCTGCCCCCCAAAGAACATTTGATACTAGTGTTCAACAGGGGGCAGGGAAAGTATTAGCACCAATTACAGCCACTTTCTCTTGCGGAAAATGTGAAGCATGGCAAACGTCATGGCAAGCATAATCACGAGTGCCACGATCAGCATATACGGTTCGGCTTCTTCACCCAGCCATGCGAAAGTATTCATCCCGAATAGTCCGGTGATAAATGTCAACGGAAGGATAATCGTGGAGATGATGGTAAGAACTCGCATCGTCTCCGTTGTTTTGGCGCTAATGATGGTGTAGTACGTATCCAACGCACCGTTAACCAGATCACGGAAGGTTTCCGTTGAATCCGAAATCCGCTCCAAGTGGTCTGTTAGGTCGGTGTAGAACGGAACGTTTTCCTCGGAAATGTCGAAGGAGTAACGGCCGTTGACGTTCGCGAAAATTCTTTTTTGTGGCATGATCACACGCCTGATTAAAATAATCGTTCGCTTCAACGCCAGGAACTCTTCGGTAATTTCCTCCATCTGATGTTCATAAATCTCGTCCTCCAGCTCGTCAATCCGCACACTAATCCGATCAATAATGGGAAAATATTCATCGGTAATCCCGTCTACAATGGCATACAGCAAATAGTCAGGACCTCTGTTCAAGTAAGAAATGTTGCGGTGACACATGGCAGCGATCCGACCGATGGTATTCATCGGGGACTTGTGGATCGTCACGATGTAGTTAGGGCCGAGAAAAACGTTCAGTTCTACCGTTGTGATCTCGTCATCGCTTTCTTCATTGTAACGCAGGGCGTGAAAAACGAAGAAATAGTAGTCATCGTACTTGTCTACCTTGGCACGTGGACTGACGTGCAGGCAGTCCTCAATTGCCAGCGGGTGAAAGTCGAAAATCTTGGCAATATAGGGCAGTTCATTGTTTCCCACATCATACAGATCGATCCAGAGCAAATCCTCTGGTGATTTCAGCCATTGATCCTTCGTTGCCAGATCAACGTCGTGAAACATCTTCTGTTCAGAGTGGTTATAAAAGTACGTTTTAATCAATCTTCCTCACCCCCGTCTCGTTCCCCATCCATCATACGAAAATTCCTATCAATGTTCAACGCGAAGATGAATACGTGAGCCAAGCCTCTCATATAGATGTACAAACACTTCCAATAAGGGGGTACATACCGTGCGAAGTGCATCCACCTCTGTACTGACAGGTCTATTGTATACGACATGTCTTGTTTTAATTGGAGCGTTGCTCGCGACCTTACTCCTTAGCTTCACCTCGATACGTGAAGGCACGCTGCCCTATTTTACGTATGTGATCAATGCCATCGCTCTCTTGGTCGGGGGATTCGTTACCGGACGTCGTTGCGGCGGCAAGGGCTGGTACTACGGCGGACTTACCGGACTCACTTACTTCCTTTTCATCCTCTTAATCGGCTTCCTCGGCTTTGACGCCCCGATGCAATGGGGGACCTTCCTGTTCTTGTTCGGCGCTTTTGGCGTGGCTGCGTTAGGTGGGATTCTCGGCGTGAATTCAGCCAATTCCAACAACAAGCATAAAGGCGGTAAACCTAAAGTTATCAGGCCTCGCCGCTAAAACAAGACAGAAAAAAGCAGGTGGATCACCCACCTGCTTTTCGCATGTATTATTTGGATTCTTCTTTTGTTTCTTCGCTCTTCGCTGGTTCACTCTTAGCAGGTTCGTTGCTAGCAGAAACTACGTTGTTGATCGCGCCACGATCGAAAGTAACATTTACGTTGTGAGCAATACGCAACGTAACAGTATCATCAGACAGGTCTTGGATCGTTCCATGCACTCCACCGATTGTTACGATCTTGTCGCCTTTTTTCAGAGCACCAAGCATAGCGTTGCGTTGTTTTGCCTTCTTTTGTTGCGGACGAATCAGCAAGAAGTAAAAAATCGCAAACATGATGATAATCGGTAAAAACTGAGTCAAGTCACCCATGAAAAAAATCCCCCTCGATTAAAAAGATCTATCTTCACCCAATCCATATTGAGCGAAAAACTGGTCGCGGAAATCTTGCAAGCGGTCTTCGGCAATCGCCTGACGCACCTGTTCCATTAACTTCACCAAGAAGTGCAGGTTGTGGTAAGTAGTTAACCGGATGCCAAAGGTTTCCTCCGACTTGACCAGGTGTCGGATGTAAGCACGTGTGTAATTTTTGCAGGTGTAGCAATCGCAATTTGGATCAAGCGGGGTAAAATCACGCGCGTATTTTGCATTGCGGATGACCAGTCTTCCCTGGCTTGTCATGCATGTCCCATTGCGGGCAATTCTTGTCGGCAACACACAATCAAACATGTCGATGCCGCGGATCGCTCCCTCAATAAGAGCATCTGGTGAACCAACCCCCATCAAATAGCGGGCTTTGCTTGTCGGAAGCAGTGGAACGGTATGCTCCAGCACTTCGTACATCAAAGGAAACGGTTCTCCCACGCTCAAACCGCCGATCGCGTATCCTGGGAAATCCATGGAAACGAGATCTCGTGCACTTTGTGCGCGCAAATCGTTGAACATGCCACCCTGAACGATTCCAAACAACGCTTGTTCGTTTGGACGAGTATGCGCCTTCAGGCAACGCTCTGCCCAGCGGGTTGTTCGCTCCATTGATTTTTTTACGTAATCGTACTCCGCAGGATAAGGAGCACACTCATCGAACGCCATGAAGATATCGGCACCCAACGCGTTTTGAATCTGTGTAGCCTCTTCAGGACCAATAAACAGCTTTTCTCCGTTTAGGTGGGAACGGAAGGATACTCCTTCCTCCGTGATCTTGCGGAGGTTACTAAGGCTAAATACTTGAAAACCGCCGGAATCAGTCAGAATGGCACGGTCCCAATTCATAAAGCCGTGCAGTCCGCCTGCCTCGCGAACAATTTCATGCCC from the Brevibacillus brevis genome contains:
- the secD gene encoding protein translocase subunit SecD, which codes for MIKWSRLVLFLVVVGLLGGLFTTTGQVASNITLGLDLKGGFEILYQVEPLNEGQKVDTTLLAATAQMVEKRVNIGGVTEPEVNVELPDRIRVRIASHDADQEKLRELIGKPAVLTFRDVQGKTLMRGNDLAPGGAAVGYDDLKRPLVTVKFKEPKLLEDVTRANLGKPMGIFLDDTMQTNPTIQSVISGGSAQITGDYTQESAQELADLLNSGAMPAKLIEKQVTSVGATLGAMSLEKTLYAGYIGGAFIFLFMLVVYRLPGLVANITLAAFIYLSLLFLDWMDATLTLPGIAGFILGIGMAVDANIITYERIQEEIRSGKTILSAFRAGERRSLVTILDAQVTAMIAAVVLYFFGTSSIQGFAIISMLTTIVSIFTNVFASRFLLGLLIRTNLFKKPSWFGVKESEIGEL
- the corA gene encoding magnesium/cobalt transporter CorA, with product MIKTYFYNHSEQKMFHDVDLATKDQWLKSPEDLLWIDLYDVGNNELPYIAKIFDFHPLAIEDCLHVSPRAKVDKYDDYYFFVFHALRYNEESDDEITTVELNVFLGPNYIVTIHKSPMNTIGRIAAMCHRNISYLNRGPDYLLYAIVDGITDEYFPIIDRISVRIDELEDEIYEHQMEEITEEFLALKRTIILIRRVIMPQKRIFANVNGRYSFDISEENVPFYTDLTDHLERISDSTETFRDLVNGALDTYYTIISAKTTETMRVLTIISTIILPLTFITGLFGMNTFAWLGEEAEPYMLIVALVIMLAMTFAMLHIFRKRKWL
- the spoVB gene encoding stage V sporulation protein B, translating into MKQSFFYGTVILIIAGGITKVFGFAHRIVLSRIIGAEGMGLYQMVVPLLYFLITVTTFGLPVAIAKQVAETEAANNPRLTRRFLFLALSVAGGISLFICVLLLLFSQWISGMLFADPRAHIVLLAAIPVIPISGISLVLRGYFQGKQNMIPTAVSQLVEQVVRMALVVVMTMSFLSAGIEYATAGAVASIIFGEAAGLLYILWQYRKGSKKAAAELLDKPLLMTVSASKTSLSQLIHVALPVTLSRVIGSIAYVLEPMLVPYALVIAGFTTSTATGLYGQFAGMAVPLLLFPTFLTYSLSVSLVPAVAEAAYQKNAPLVHRRIYQAMRITLVIGAPCTVLLTIFAEPLCVLLYGNEYREVGVLLKELAPFSVFLFFQAPLAAALQGLDYAQVVFRNTLISAIVKTVAMFFFTAHPAFGIHGAVIALNIGITLGTLLHFASLIKKIGFTIDLREFGKIAVAMLLMGYSGSYIAKHWFMDISIGQLLTASTFISTLLYIVLLVAMRVLGKQDVRRIPWIGEQLAVFFPRR
- a CDS encoding post-transcriptional regulator, with the protein product MDQAQKQEWYGQVSSLCVSKAEEFALLGYDNVAPEDVWECVTNGYKEMPPIHQLVNDILSLKPNKYMNYLMIQMYKNS
- the tgt gene encoding tRNA guanosine(34) transglycosylase Tgt; translated protein: MAVRYELIKTCKQTGARLGKLHTPHGTIDTPVFMPVGTQATVKTMSPEELKAIGAGIILSNTYHLFLRPGHEIVREAGGLHGFMNWDRAILTDSGGFQVFSLSNLRKITEEGVSFRSHLNGEKLFIGPEEATQIQNALGADIFMAFDECAPYPAEYDYVKKSMERTTRWAERCLKAHTRPNEQALFGIVQGGMFNDLRAQSARDLVSMDFPGYAIGGLSVGEPFPLMYEVLEHTVPLLPTSKARYLMGVGSPDALIEGAIRGIDMFDCVLPTRIARNGTCMTSQGRLVIRNAKYARDFTPLDPNCDCYTCKNYTRAYIRHLVKSEETFGIRLTTYHNLHFLVKLMEQVRQAIAEDRLQDFRDQFFAQYGLGEDRSF
- the recJ gene encoding single-stranded-DNA-specific exonuclease RecJ — protein: MLKAKTRWKLATYDEQLAASIAADCQLTPLVSKLLVIRGIDTSQKARDFLQAGPELFHDPFLLDGMEQSVHRIQQAIQRQEPICIYGDYDADGVSSTSLMVHLLRQLGAVFDYYIPNRFTEGYGLHKDALAHLHHSGYKLIITVDTGISAVEQVAYANQLGLDVIVTDHHEPPAIIPEAFAVINPKKPGCSYPFDMLAGVGVAFKVGHALLKEPPLHLADLAALGTIADLVPLVDENRILARAGLKRLNHTRNLGLQALIRVCGLADTELSAGHVGFALGPRLNASGRLETAESAVKLLTTSDMDEAEKCAQALDDLNRERQEIVAAMTEEAVQMVNELYPPDQNNVLVLAKEGWNVGVVGIVASRLVELFYRPTIVLGIDPEKGTAKGSARSIAGFDMYEGLTACKEWLPHYGGHTMAAGMTLPVENLDLLRQKLNELAGEWLSAEDFTPMTKVDVAMSMEEISLTAAEQLEQLAPYGMGNPTPLVLLEEVETQGMRTIGRDDNHLKCTLNKAGTSLDAIGFNWAHVTKRVTPKARFHVLGELSVNEWNGNRKPQLTIRDLSVGHQQVFDWRGSRDKIEKWQQVMAESNSVTILFRAESYEPLAAKATSDQVNSLFVVGREGTSITASANVILYDLPTRRSELEVVRNLLKQAERIYCLFGDPDLGMERLSCPGRDHFKQLYQFFVQVPTVKKIHMDALARKLQWKRNLLDGMIAIFMELEFLVEEAEQYTLQANTTKKPLESSVLYANWKEEAQLATDLLLSSSDAMIQALHQLVEPATV
- a CDS encoding TIGR04086 family membrane protein, which produces MRSASTSVLTGLLYTTCLVLIGALLATLLLSFTSIREGTLPYFTYVINAIALLVGGFVTGRRCGGKGWYYGGLTGLTYFLFILLIGFLGFDAPMQWGTFLFLFGAFGVAALGGILGVNSANSNNKHKGGKPKVIRPRR
- the yajC gene encoding preprotein translocase subunit YajC yields the protein MGDLTQFLPIIIMFAIFYFLLIRPQQKKAKQRNAMLGALKKGDKIVTIGGVHGTIQDLSDDTVTLRIAHNVNVTFDRGAINNVVSASNEPAKSEPAKSEETKEESK
- the secF gene encoding protein translocase subunit SecF, with the protein product MSYRALEYADKYNIVKNRKKFFVISLIILVLGLLSMFTLGLNLGVDFKAGTRLDMYIGKDFSTTDVDAIIREKLPETHFTDVTAYGEKQAYTRFEETIPPEKLTEIEQGLKAKYGEQVTKQEATVDPIIAQELVRNAGLAILFAALGIAIYVAFRFQFLIGVACAIALLHDVFIPIALFSVFRLEVDLTFIAAILTIVGYSLNDTIVIFDRIRENQRVMKTKTIEDLEHLVNVSLWQTMRRSVFTVVTVLATAVAIVFLGSEGIRNFSLVLIFGLLSGSYSSIFIAAQIWVSLKKREMNRKRFSTAPNES
- a CDS encoding DUF421 domain-containing protein → MDNLTMVLLRTLFSYFFLLILVRLMGKRELGKLSVFDVVISIMLAEMAALAIEDVDKPALRFYLPMLLIALLEVAFAYVSLKSKKFRDTVDGSADLIIENGQIREHAMRRNRLNMDDLMVHLRQKDVKNIGDVEFAVLEPTGQMSVFLKEQKDKITREDLSLMRKPQVGSISYKGLPIPLILDGKVRTEALSKIGQNELWLKREIRKYGIKDIREVSFCSVDERGIMYLDKKDKPLQ